One Aliiroseovarius sediminilitoris DNA window includes the following coding sequences:
- a CDS encoding ribose-phosphate diphosphokinase encodes MILVPFPEMKPLAETLAPAMGVDLRPLDWHHFPDGESLMTLPADLDGADVALLATLRDPDRLALPLRFAAATAREMGARRVGLIAPYLGYMRQDRRFKVGQAVSAPIFAQFLGESFDWLVSIDPHLHRIAQLDDVFPIPAIRAVSAPLLAAWIVENIPDAVLLGPDSESQQWVAEVADLAGRPYEVLRKIRTGDRQVEVSVPDNALLRAGTPVILDDIASSGRTLVRTIERLVSAGTRAPVCLVIHAVFAGSAHDDILAAGAARIVTTDTIPHRSNFIGVSSLLAETILKITKGVDLPATGRSTLSTRDSTGRNG; translated from the coding sequence ATGATCCTTGTTCCGTTTCCCGAGATGAAGCCGCTGGCCGAAACTCTGGCCCCCGCGATGGGGGTCGATTTGCGACCGCTCGATTGGCACCATTTCCCCGATGGCGAGAGCCTGATGACCCTGCCAGCCGATCTGGACGGGGCTGATGTGGCGCTGTTGGCAACCTTGCGCGATCCAGACCGTCTTGCCTTGCCCTTGCGCTTTGCCGCGGCGACCGCCCGCGAGATGGGCGCGCGCCGGGTCGGATTGATTGCACCCTATCTCGGCTACATGCGGCAGGATCGTCGTTTCAAGGTCGGGCAGGCGGTCAGCGCGCCGATCTTCGCGCAATTCCTGGGCGAAAGTTTCGACTGGCTGGTGAGCATTGATCCCCATCTGCACCGCATCGCGCAACTGGACGATGTCTTCCCGATACCTGCAATCCGGGCAGTGTCCGCCCCGCTGCTTGCAGCATGGATCGTGGAAAATATTCCTGACGCCGTTCTGCTCGGCCCAGACAGCGAAAGCCAGCAATGGGTGGCCGAGGTCGCGGACCTGGCCGGACGGCCTTATGAAGTGCTGCGCAAGATCCGAACCGGCGACCGTCAGGTCGAGGTCAGCGTGCCGGACAATGCCTTGTTGCGGGCAGGTACGCCTGTGATACTGGATGATATCGCTTCGTCTGGGCGGACACTGGTGCGCACCATCGAACGGTTGGTCTCGGCAGGCACCCGCGCGCCGGTGTGCCTGGTCATCCATGCGGTTTTTGCAGGATCGGCCCACGACGATATTCTGGCGGCCGGTGCCGCACGGATTGTCACAACCGATACGATTCCGCATCGGTCGAATTTCATCGGCGTGTCATCGCTTCTTGCCGAAACTATCCTGAAGATCACCAAGGGGGTTGACCTTCCGGCCACTGGAAGGAGCACGTTGAGCACCAGGGATTCGACAGGACGTAACGGATGA
- a CDS encoding DUF6010 family protein yields MNANMKASSHAPHGVSPFFMGGGLFLVSAPVHLSVEQDVSILISALTLALIGGAYIGFAAQHISQKVFWGELAVAIGFALAALAGVMWWPAMIGLGLIAHAVWDILHHNRKFGADVPSWYISLCAVFDVAAGLFLLLLYGL; encoded by the coding sequence ATGAACGCGAATATGAAAGCCAGCAGTCACGCGCCGCATGGTGTAAGCCCCTTCTTCATGGGGGGCGGACTTTTTCTTGTCTCGGCGCCAGTTCACCTAAGTGTCGAGCAAGATGTGTCCATCCTGATTTCGGCGCTGACCCTGGCTTTGATCGGCGGTGCCTACATTGGTTTTGCGGCACAACACATTTCACAGAAAGTCTTCTGGGGTGAACTTGCAGTGGCAATCGGGTTTGCGCTGGCAGCGCTTGCGGGTGTGATGTGGTGGCCGGCGATGATTGGGCTGGGCTTGATCGCTCATGCTGTTTGGGACATCCTGCATCATAATCGCAAATTCGGGGCAGATGTTCCAAGCTGGTACATATCGTTGTGCGCCGTGTTCGACGTCGCTGCCGGGCTATTCCTGCTTCTTCTATACGGGCTTTGA
- a CDS encoding copper-transporting P-type ATPase, translating to MHPEVRDTKPGDCPKCGMHLVPETEVAESKHSHGGHDACHGHDHGAHAHGAHAHGAAANGEKGGRYDTVPAGHLGAIYTCPMHPEVRQPEPGSCPICGMGLELESATMIEEGPNPELVDFTRRFWVGTVLTIPLLVLTMAPYVGFPGVREIFGERTTLWIELVLGTPVVLWSGWPFMVRGWNSFRTLNLNMFSLISMGVMAAWLFSIVAVLAPDIFPDGFRDPEGNVGVYFEAAAVIVTLVLLGQVMELRAREGTGKAIRALLDMAAKTARVIRDDGTEEEIPLEEVQVGDRLRVRPGDKVPVDGTVVDGRSSVDESMISGEPVPVEKTEGDALTGATINGTGSLVMEATRVGADTMLSQIVEMVANAQRSRAPIQKYADKVAGFFVPVVIVIAILSFIAWASWGPAPALSYALISAVAVLIIACPCALGLATPMSIMTATGRGAQAGVLIKNAEALERFEKVDTLIVDKTGTLTEGKPRLVAVLPEPGHDEAEVLRLAASLERGSEHPLAEAIVRGAEDRNVDMANASDFEAVTGKGVKGVVDGQAVALGNLALITDMGLEGGALTEKANARRDEGETVMFVVLEGKIAGLVSVADPVKETTPAALKALHDLGFRIIMATGDNERTAKAIGARLGIDEIRADVLPEDKARIIRDLQDKGRKVAMAGDGVNDAPALAQADVGIAMGTGADVAIESAGFTLIKGNLDGIVRARRLSRATMRNIRQNLFFALIYNASGVPVAAGVLFPFFGILISPMFAAFAMSASSISVVLNALRLRGAKI from the coding sequence ATGCATCCCGAGGTGCGCGATACCAAACCCGGCGATTGCCCGAAATGCGGTATGCACCTGGTGCCCGAGACCGAGGTCGCGGAGTCAAAGCATTCTCACGGCGGACACGATGCCTGCCATGGTCATGATCATGGCGCCCATGCACATGGCGCCCATGCACATGGCGCCGCCGCGAATGGCGAAAAGGGTGGGCGCTACGACACCGTCCCCGCTGGCCACTTGGGTGCGATCTATACCTGCCCGATGCACCCCGAGGTCCGCCAGCCGGAACCAGGTTCCTGTCCAATTTGCGGCATGGGGCTGGAACTGGAAAGTGCAACCATGATCGAAGAGGGACCGAACCCCGAACTGGTGGATTTCACCCGCCGGTTCTGGGTCGGCACCGTGCTGACCATCCCGCTGCTTGTCCTGACGATGGCACCTTATGTGGGGTTCCCCGGCGTGCGCGAGATTTTTGGCGAACGCACGACGCTGTGGATCGAACTTGTGCTGGGCACGCCCGTTGTCCTTTGGAGCGGTTGGCCATTCATGGTGCGTGGCTGGAATTCTTTCCGGACGTTGAACCTCAACATGTTCTCGCTCATCAGCATGGGTGTGATGGCGGCGTGGCTCTTCAGTATCGTCGCCGTTCTGGCTCCTGATATCTTCCCCGATGGCTTTCGCGATCCCGAAGGTAATGTCGGTGTCTATTTTGAGGCTGCGGCCGTGATCGTCACCCTTGTCCTGCTGGGGCAGGTGATGGAATTGCGTGCCCGCGAAGGCACCGGCAAGGCGATCCGTGCGCTGCTGGACATGGCGGCAAAAACAGCGCGTGTGATCCGCGATGACGGGACCGAAGAAGAAATCCCTCTGGAGGAGGTGCAAGTCGGCGATCGTCTGCGCGTGCGCCCAGGTGACAAGGTGCCGGTTGATGGCACCGTTGTGGATGGGCGCTCTTCGGTGGATGAAAGCATGATTTCGGGCGAGCCGGTTCCGGTCGAGAAGACCGAGGGCGACGCGCTCACGGGGGCGACGATCAACGGAACCGGCAGCCTGGTGATGGAGGCGACGCGGGTCGGGGCCGACACGATGCTGTCTCAGATTGTCGAGATGGTGGCGAACGCACAACGCTCGCGCGCGCCGATCCAGAAATATGCCGATAAGGTCGCGGGTTTCTTCGTGCCTGTGGTGATCGTGATCGCGATCCTGTCTTTCATCGCCTGGGCGAGTTGGGGGCCGGCACCTGCGCTGAGCTATGCCCTGATTTCAGCGGTGGCGGTGCTGATCATTGCCTGTCCGTGTGCGCTGGGTCTGGCCACGCCGATGTCGATCATGACGGCCACCGGCCGCGGTGCGCAGGCAGGCGTTCTGATCAAGAATGCCGAGGCGCTGGAGCGGTTCGAGAAGGTCGATACCCTGATCGTGGACAAGACCGGCACCCTGACCGAAGGCAAGCCCCGACTTGTCGCGGTCTTGCCGGAACCGGGGCATGACGAGGCCGAGGTGCTGAGGCTGGCCGCTTCGCTTGAGCGTGGCTCGGAACACCCGCTGGCTGAAGCCATCGTGCGTGGCGCCGAAGATCGAAACGTGGACATGGCAAATGCCAGCGATTTCGAAGCGGTGACCGGCAAGGGCGTCAAAGGCGTGGTCGACGGACAAGCGGTGGCGCTGGGAAACCTCGCTTTGATCACCGACATGGGGCTTGAGGGTGGCGCGCTGACCGAAAAGGCCAACGCACGGCGCGACGAGGGCGAAACCGTGATGTTTGTCGTGCTGGAAGGCAAGATTGCCGGTTTGGTCAGCGTGGCCGACCCGGTCAAGGAAACGACGCCTGCCGCGCTGAAAGCGCTGCATGATCTGGGCTTTCGGATCATCATGGCCACCGGTGACAACGAACGCACGGCCAAGGCCATTGGCGCGCGGCTGGGGATCGACGAGATCCGCGCCGATGTGTTGCCCGAGGACAAGGCGCGGATCATTCGCGATTTGCAGGATAAAGGCCGCAAGGTCGCCATGGCCGGTGATGGCGTCAACGACGCGCCCGCTCTGGCGCAGGCAGATGTTGGCATCGCGATGGGCACTGGCGCGGATGTGGCCATTGAAAGCGCGGGTTTCACGCTGATCAAAGGCAACCTTGACGGGATCGTGCGCGCGCGGCGCCTGTCGCGCGCCACCATGCGCAACATCCGTCAGAACCTGTTCTTTGCGCTGATTTACAACGCTTCAGGCGTGCCAGTGGCTGCGGGTGTGTTGTTTCCATTCTTCGGCATTCTGATCAGCCCGATGTTTGCTGCTTTCGCGATGAGCGCCTCGTCCATCTCGGTGGTGCTGAACGCGCTGCGACTGCGAGGTGCAAAAATATGA
- a CDS encoding c-type cytochrome: MTGRSDAAKGRMLFASKGCVVCHSVNGVGGEDAPPLDAEFMDLPMNAVEFAARMWAGAEAMVELQRDEFGDVVNLNGAELAAIIAFAHDADEQAKFSTADIPDKVGKMMDHMEQEGAHDDMQDDHD, encoded by the coding sequence ATGACGGGCAGATCGGACGCCGCCAAAGGACGGATGCTTTTTGCGTCGAAGGGCTGCGTTGTCTGCCATTCGGTCAATGGTGTCGGCGGCGAAGACGCGCCGCCGCTGGACGCCGAATTCATGGACTTGCCCATGAACGCCGTCGAATTCGCCGCCCGGATGTGGGCTGGTGCGGAGGCAATGGTCGAATTGCAACGTGACGAATTTGGCGATGTCGTCAATCTGAACGGTGCCGAACTGGCCGCCATAATCGCGTTTGCCCATGACGCCGATGAACAGGCGAAATTCTCGACGGCAGATATTCCGGACAAGGTCGGAAAAATGATGGACCACATGGAGCAGGAAGGCGCGCATGATGACATGCAAGACGATCATGACTAG
- a CDS encoding AarF/UbiB family protein codes for MKQLRSLMRLIRIFASLSADIRALRRYVPTGDDTRAADRFAENLTALGPVFVKLGQILSTRPDILPEAYVARLTALQEHAPEIAFETVRQVVEEELATSLETAFASFEPTPVAAASLAQVHKARLLDGRTVAVKVQRPGLEPLFHRDLDALELGLRVVRLLAPRRLRRTNLAAFLAEFRRYSLGELDFRAEASVMERFRVNLAEQDGVHIPLTFADLSTARMLTMDWVDGMRLSEAATTLSAQTRSALVDRLVSVLLKMFISDGLFHADLHPGNIVFHADGTFTLLDFGMFGALNTEERDRFVLYWIAVAQRQTRRAYYHFSKQTKPLPDADHVLFQQSFESLATRFYAVPSREASLARTYLAMMRAGYRAGFVFPASLMLHAKALTTAEALLFKLAPDMRFDEISRPFIARELTARLAQSDPLGKISQILPELLLTGAMPPAEAIDDTWDRSATQGMWESVLGARGSSDGGIGRAGLATLFHRFARRHLGQETEQLLSETWATYDTLETEIPLQPNIGAMLTTHLAALTLALHRTLVSHARSPEQSHALIHAIGWDIYRRMADPPLELARAITADPAKRLRIATDLFRRFPFGPPGYGWRDVDAGKDVVAFDCTKCPVADFFAQNGNAELCTATWCALDFPLAEKWGGRLVRPKTIASGHDHCNFRWHTGPVPIDAETNKAGQNAEPR; via the coding sequence ATGAAACAGCTTCGGAGCCTCATGCGGTTGATCCGGATCTTCGCCAGCCTTTCTGCGGACATCCGGGCGCTTCGCCGGTACGTTCCAACCGGTGATGACACGCGCGCAGCGGATCGGTTTGCCGAGAACCTTACGGCGCTCGGCCCCGTGTTCGTGAAGCTCGGACAAATTCTCAGCACCCGCCCGGACATCCTGCCGGAAGCCTATGTCGCACGGCTGACCGCTTTGCAGGAACATGCACCGGAAATCGCGTTCGAGACGGTTCGCCAGGTTGTCGAGGAAGAGCTTGCGACGTCTCTTGAAACGGCATTTGCCAGCTTTGAACCCACGCCCGTCGCCGCCGCGTCGCTTGCCCAGGTGCACAAGGCAAGGTTGCTGGATGGCAGGACCGTTGCCGTCAAGGTGCAGCGGCCCGGGCTGGAGCCGCTGTTCCATCGCGATCTTGACGCTCTGGAACTTGGACTGCGAGTCGTCCGCCTTCTGGCACCGCGACGGCTTCGTCGCACAAACTTGGCTGCATTCCTGGCAGAGTTCCGGCGCTATTCGTTGGGCGAACTGGATTTCCGGGCCGAAGCCAGTGTGATGGAACGGTTTCGTGTAAATCTTGCCGAACAAGATGGCGTGCATATTCCATTGACCTTCGCGGACCTCTCGACGGCCAGGATGCTGACAATGGATTGGGTCGACGGCATGCGGCTGTCCGAGGCGGCGACCACTCTTTCTGCACAGACGCGCTCCGCGCTGGTCGACAGGCTGGTGTCGGTGCTGCTCAAGATGTTCATCTCGGATGGCTTGTTTCACGCCGATCTTCATCCGGGCAACATCGTTTTTCACGCCGATGGCACGTTCACCCTGCTGGATTTCGGTATGTTTGGCGCGTTGAATACGGAAGAACGCGACCGGTTCGTGCTTTACTGGATTGCCGTCGCACAGCGACAGACCCGGCGTGCCTATTACCATTTCAGCAAGCAGACCAAGCCGCTGCCTGACGCAGATCACGTGTTGTTCCAGCAAAGTTTTGAGAGTCTCGCTACCCGGTTCTACGCGGTGCCCTCGCGCGAGGCCAGCCTTGCGCGAACATACCTTGCAATGATGCGTGCAGGATACCGGGCGGGCTTCGTATTTCCCGCGTCTCTCATGCTGCACGCCAAGGCACTCACCACCGCCGAGGCGCTGCTGTTCAAACTGGCGCCGGATATGCGCTTCGACGAAATCTCGCGGCCGTTCATAGCGCGGGAACTGACCGCGAGGCTTGCACAATCCGATCCGTTGGGCAAAATCTCGCAAATCCTTCCCGAACTCTTGCTGACAGGCGCCATGCCACCCGCCGAAGCGATTGATGACACCTGGGACAGATCTGCGACCCAGGGCATGTGGGAAAGCGTGCTGGGCGCGCGCGGGTCGTCGGATGGAGGCATCGGACGTGCCGGGCTTGCGACCCTATTTCACAGATTTGCGCGACGCCACCTGGGGCAGGAGACAGAGCAACTACTTTCGGAAACCTGGGCGACCTACGATACTCTCGAGACCGAGATTCCGCTTCAGCCGAACATTGGCGCGATGCTGACCACACATCTCGCCGCGCTGACACTTGCGTTGCACCGGACGCTTGTCTCGCACGCGCGGTCGCCCGAGCAGAGCCACGCGCTGATCCATGCGATAGGCTGGGATATCTATCGCCGTATGGCCGATCCCCCCCTGGAACTGGCCCGTGCCATCACTGCTGACCCGGCAAAACGTCTGCGTATTGCGACCGACCTGTTCCGCCGCTTCCCGTTTGGGCCGCCGGGATACGGCTGGCGCGATGTCGACGCGGGCAAAGATGTTGTCGCCTTCGACTGCACGAAATGCCCCGTCGCAGACTTCTTTGCCCAAAACGGCAATGCGGAGCTTTGCACCGCGACATGGTGCGCGCTCGACTTTCCATTGGCCGAAAAATGGGGCGGGCGGCTAGTTCGGCCCAAGACCATTGCCAGCGGCCATGATCATTGTAACTTCCGTTGGCATACCGGACCGGTTCCGATTGATGCGGAAACAAACAAGGCAGGACAGAATGCAGAACCACGATAA
- a CDS encoding APC family permease: protein MQNHDKDNDRHGSYREGSISLGGAVAMGTGVMIGAGIFALTGQIAQLAGPLFPLAFIVGAIVTGFSAYSYIKMSNAWPSAGGIAMILQKCYGSGAIAAGAALLMALSMVIAQSLVARTFATYVLRPFDITGGPLVPILAVAVIVFAFLVNIAGNRSVGLLSLIMAAIKIGGIALFGIAALWSSGFQFAAASQTAESFGLVGFTASVALAILAFKGFTTITNSGGEITDPHRNVGRTIMISIAICVVVYLLVAFGVGASLSIDEIIAARDYSLAQAAEPALGQVGFYLTVLLAAVATASGVLASVFAVSRMLAMLTDMKMIPHSHFGMSGKIQRHMLLYTVVIASTLAVFFDLGRIASLGAFFYLIMDMVVHWGVFRFRRKEIGAAAPVLLMALTFDAVVLAAFTSMKLQSDPAIVIYALLAILAVFGFERLYLKAWTNQAA, encoded by the coding sequence ATGCAGAACCACGATAAAGATAACGACAGGCACGGCAGTTACCGTGAAGGCTCGATCAGCCTGGGTGGTGCCGTCGCCATGGGCACGGGGGTGATGATCGGCGCGGGTATCTTTGCGCTGACCGGACAGATCGCGCAACTTGCCGGTCCGCTTTTCCCGTTGGCCTTCATCGTCGGCGCCATCGTGACAGGCTTCAGTGCTTACAGCTATATCAAGATGTCGAACGCGTGGCCGTCGGCGGGTGGCATCGCGATGATCCTTCAGAAATGCTATGGTTCAGGCGCGATCGCGGCGGGGGCGGCGCTGCTCATGGCGCTCAGCATGGTGATCGCCCAAAGCCTCGTGGCGCGCACATTCGCGACCTATGTCCTGCGCCCCTTTGACATCACCGGCGGGCCGCTGGTCCCCATTCTGGCGGTGGCGGTGATTGTCTTTGCGTTTCTCGTCAACATCGCCGGGAACCGCTCTGTCGGGCTGCTGTCGCTGATCATGGCTGCGATCAAGATCGGCGGTATCGCGCTTTTTGGCATTGCCGCGCTCTGGTCGAGCGGGTTTCAGTTCGCTGCCGCATCGCAGACGGCCGAATCTTTCGGACTTGTCGGGTTCACTGCGTCGGTTGCGCTGGCGATCCTTGCCTTCAAGGGGTTTACGACGATCACCAACAGCGGCGGCGAAATCACCGACCCGCATCGCAATGTGGGTCGCACAATCATGATCTCCATTGCGATCTGCGTGGTTGTCTACCTGCTTGTAGCTTTCGGTGTCGGCGCGAGCCTGTCCATCGACGAGATCATCGCTGCGCGCGATTACTCACTGGCTCAAGCGGCCGAACCCGCGCTGGGACAGGTGGGGTTCTACCTGACGGTCTTGCTCGCCGCCGTGGCCACCGCGTCGGGCGTTCTGGCCAGCGTGTTCGCCGTGTCACGAATGCTGGCGATGTTGACCGACATGAAGATGATCCCGCACAGCCATTTCGGCATGTCGGGCAAGATCCAGCGCCACATGCTGCTCTATACGGTCGTGATCGCCTCGACGCTGGCGGTGTTCTTCGATCTGGGCAGGATCGCCTCGCTGGGTGCGTTTTTCTATCTCATCATGGATATGGTCGTGCATTGGGGCGTCTTCCGGTTCAGACGGAAAGAGATCGGGGCGGCGGCACCGGTATTGTTGATGGCGCTCACCTTTGATGCGGTGGTGTTGGCGGCCTTTACCTCGATGAAACTGCAAAGTGATCCCGCAATTGTTATCTATGCACTGCTTGCCATTCTCGCGGTTTTTGGCTTTGAAAGACTGTATCTCAAGGCTTGGACCAACCAGGCAGCGTAG